A single region of the Biomaibacter acetigenes genome encodes:
- a CDS encoding SufB/SufD family protein, with product MNLNAIDSELLKTVADLHRIPSGAFNIRKDGQGVERKSTAHIQVRPKTDKPGIDVIVAPGTKNEAVHIPVLITLSGVTDVVYNTIEIGEGADVTVVAGCGIHNPGSKKSQHDGIHEIIVRKGARMRYVEKHYGEGEGTGERVLNPKTILIMEKNSMVEMELTQIKGVDSTVRDTKAKLAEGASLTIVERLLTHGRQEAVSDMLIELEGEGSNAKVISRSVAKDDSKQIFRPVVVAKAPAKGHVECDSIIMDRGKISSSPAISAEHPDAQLTHEAAIGKIAEEQLVKLETLGLSEKEAEDVILRGFLQ from the coding sequence ATGAACTTGAATGCTATAGACAGTGAACTTTTAAAAACCGTTGCCGACCTTCACAGGATTCCCTCGGGGGCTTTTAACATACGCAAGGATGGCCAGGGCGTAGAAAGGAAATCTACAGCCCACATTCAGGTCAGGCCAAAAACAGACAAACCCGGTATTGATGTCATCGTGGCTCCGGGCACAAAAAATGAAGCGGTCCACATACCGGTTTTAATTACTCTTTCCGGAGTGACCGATGTGGTATACAACACCATAGAAATAGGGGAAGGGGCTGATGTAACGGTGGTAGCAGGCTGCGGGATACATAACCCCGGCTCCAAAAAGTCCCAGCATGATGGCATCCATGAGATTATAGTCCGCAAAGGTGCTCGTATGAGATATGTGGAAAAGCACTATGGCGAAGGGGAAGGTACCGGAGAGAGGGTGTTGAATCCAAAGACCATTCTCATTATGGAAAAGAATTCGATGGTGGAAATGGAACTGACCCAGATAAAGGGTGTTGACAGCACTGTCAGGGATACAAAAGCAAAACTTGCAGAAGGTGCTAGCCTCACTATTGTAGAGCGCCTTTTAACCCATGGCCGCCAGGAGGCGGTATCGGACATGCTTATAGAACTGGAAGGGGAGGGAAGCAATGCTAAGGTGATATCCCGCTCGGTAGCAAAAGATGATTCAAAACAGATTTTCCGCCCGGTGGTGGTGGCCAAAGCCCCCGCTAAAGGTCATGTGGAGTGCGATTCCATCATCATGGACAGGGGCAAAATAAGCTCTTCCCCGGCCATCTCGGCGGAGCATCCCGATGCCCAGCTTACCCATGAAGCAGCCATAGGAAAAATCGCCGAGGAACAGTTGGTGAAACTTGAAACCCTGGGGCTTTCGGAAAAAGAGGCCGAAGATGTCATTTTAAGGGGATTCCTGCAATGA
- a CDS encoding ATP-binding cassette domain-containing protein produces the protein MLKMESLSLDITNGSGDVSILKNIDLELENEKFYALTGPNGGGKTSLARVIMGIYKNTRGKLYLDDTDITDFNITERAKAGISYAFQNPPRFKGLKVRDLLKISANNGDDTAYARLRAVGLCPQDYLDRECDNSLSGGEVKRIELATVLSRHSKVIIYDEPEAGVDLWSFEKLLNLIKKYHSRGGVTSIVITHHEKVLSLADEIILMAEGEIKERGNRDRMWNILQGDFRCRWQQNCGGDEDELECYRQ, from the coding sequence ATGTTGAAAATGGAATCTCTAAGCCTGGATATCACCAATGGTTCCGGCGATGTATCCATTCTAAAAAATATAGACCTGGAGCTGGAAAATGAAAAGTTCTATGCTCTTACCGGGCCTAACGGGGGAGGTAAAACTTCCCTAGCCAGAGTCATAATGGGCATATATAAGAATACTCGGGGGAAGCTCTATCTGGATGATACTGATATAACGGATTTTAACATAACAGAGCGGGCTAAAGCCGGTATAAGCTATGCTTTTCAAAACCCTCCCCGCTTCAAGGGATTGAAGGTCAGGGACCTTTTGAAGATTTCCGCCAATAACGGTGATGATACTGCCTATGCAAGATTGAGAGCAGTGGGCCTTTGCCCCCAGGATTACCTTGACAGGGAATGCGACAACAGCCTTTCAGGCGGCGAGGTAAAGAGAATTGAGCTTGCCACCGTGCTTTCCAGGCATTCAAAGGTAATAATTTACGATGAACCCGAAGCAGGGGTGGATTTATGGAGCTTTGAAAAATTACTCAATTTAATCAAGAAATATCACTCCAGGGGAGGTGTAACCAGCATAGTAATAACCCACCATGAAAAAGTCCTATCCCTGGCAGATGAAATAATCCTTATGGCTGAGGGTGAAATAAAAGAGCGGGGCAATAGAGACAGAATGTGGAATATACTGCAGGGTGATTTCAGGTGCCGGTGGCAGCAAAACTGCGGAGGTGACGAAGATGAACTTGAATGCTATAGACAGTGA